One Aegilops tauschii subsp. strangulata cultivar AL8/78 chromosome 7, Aet v6.0, whole genome shotgun sequence genomic window carries:
- the LOC109743505 gene encoding uncharacterized protein — MDFDTLNSHPEAQLELMNAMLQLEQLTALPDHAMPVPPSPCTQAPRHQFSSAPHMASANAGGAYHDPYSQLPNSAPYNGSHRRSEYTATSQPPPDGAGGTGPAAMREMIFRIAALQPVNIDPDTVRPPKRRNVRISTDPQSVAARMRRERISERIRILQRLVPGGTKMDTASMLDEAIHYVKFLKTQVQSLERAAAANGQCAPPNGAAAAEAYQGLNGPW, encoded by the coding sequence ATGGACTTCGATACGCTGAACTCTCACCCGGAGGCGCAGCTGGAGCTGATGAACGCAATGCTGCAGCTAGAGCAGCTCACCGCGCTCCCTGACCACGCCATGCCGGTGCCCCCTTCTCCATGCACGCAAGCCCCTCGTCACCAGTTCTCGTCGGCGCCTCACATGGCGAGCGCCAACGCCGGCGGGGCCTACCACGACCCGTATTCCCAGCTGCCGAACTCCGCCCCCTACAACGGCAGCCACCGTCGCTCCGAGTACACGGCGACGTCGCAGCCTCCACCCGACGGCGCTGGCGGCACGGGGCCGGCGGCCATGCGGGAGATGATCTTCCGCATCGCGGCGCTGCAGCCGGTGAACATCGACCCGGACACGGTGCGCCCGCCGAAGCGCCGCAACGTGCGCATCTCGACGGACCCGCAGAGCGTGGCGGCGAGGATGCGGCGGGAGCGCATCAGCGAGCGCATCCGCATCCTGCAGCGCCTCGTTCCGGGCGGGACCAAGATGGACACCGCGTCCATGCTGGACGAGGCCATCCACTACGTCAAGTTCCTCAAGACGCAGGTGCAGTCCCTGGAGCGCGCGGCGGCGGCCAACGGCCAGTGCGCGCCGCCCAACGGCGCGGCGGCCGCCGAGGCCTACCAGGGCCTGAACGGGCCGTGGTAA